The region CTGTTGTGGGATGATGAAACGCATGAAGCGGTTTTGACTGATGTGGGCGGCGATGTGCTGTTTTTGTTGAAGCAGGTTGCGGAAAAAAAGCTGACGGTAAAAGAAATGTGGCTCACGCACGGGCATTTGGATCATGCGGGCGGGGTGGATGAGTTTTTGAAGAAATGCCCCGTGCCGGTTATAGGGCCGCATAGGGAAGACGAGTTTTTGCTGCAGGCGTTGCCGCAAACCACGGCACAATTCGGCTTTCCGGTGTCGCCTGCGGTGGTGCCGACCCGTTGGTTGAGTGAGGGTGAGATACTGACAGTCGGCCAATACGAATTTACAGTATTGCATATTCCCGGCCATACACCGGGGCATGTGGTCTTTTATTGCGCTTCGGAAAATCTGCTGGTTGCGGGCGATGTGTTATTTTACGAGACAATCGGTCGCACAGATTTCCCGAGAGGTAATCATGAAGATTTAATCAATCATATCCGTAGTAAGCTTTTGGTATTGCCGCCTGAAACGCAGGTTATACCCGGGCACGGCAGATTGACGACTATTTCACATGAAAAGCGACATAATCCGTTTCTTTAATTCCAATTTTAGTATGTTTTATGATGTACTCTGTAAAAACTCATTAATTTAATGAAATTCGCTGTTACAAATAATAATGCCTCATGTAGTATGGTTATTAGTTCGCGAATATGCGGAGTTTCTACAACAAACATACAAGGAAATGGATATGTCTTTAGATTTAGGTAACTTGTTGCAAGGCCAAGTGGGCGATGTGTTGGGGCAATTTTTAACGGCCAACGGCGAAGCCGCTGAAAACAGCACGCAAGCAGCCGGTTTGGCGGTACCTGCGATTATCGCCGGTTTGGTGAAACATGTTAGCGGCAATACTGCCAACGCTTCAGGTTTGTTGGATTTGATTACCGGTGAGGGTGGCGCACGTTTGAATACTGCGGTTGCTGATGTTGCCACCGGTAACGGCGCAGGCAGCCTGATTGATTTGGGCAAACAGTTGCTGCCTGACCTGTTGGGCGGTAATGCGCCAAACGTGGCCGACCAAATTGCAGCAGAAAGCGGTATTTCTAAAGCATCTTCAGGTTCTTTGCTGGCATTGGCATTGCCTTTGGTACTGTCTGTTTTGCGCGGTAAAGTACAAAGTGGCAACTTGAGCGGCAGCCAATTGCTGGGCTTGTTGGGTCAACAACAGAGCTGGTTATCACGCGTATTGGGCCCGAACATGTTGTCGGCACTGGGTATCGGCAGCTTGAGCGGTTTGTTCGGCGGCCTGACTAATGTGATTAGCGGTTTGGGTGCAACCGGCGCAGCGGCAACAGCTTCTGCCGCGAATGCATCTGCGGCTGCGGCAGCACCTGTAGCGGCCAAAAAAGGCGGCGCAGGTAAATGGATTGTGTTGGGTTTGGCTGCTTTGGCAGCATTGTTTGCCTTCAAGAGCTGTGGTAACAAACAAGAACCTGCTACGGCACCTGCACCGGTTGAAGCCGGCGCCTCTGCTGCTTCTGATGTAGCAGTTCTTGCTGAAGCATCTGCGCGGGTTGTTGCATCTGAAGTGGCTGCTCCTGCAGCTTCTGACGCAACGCCCGCTGTGGCTTCAACAACTGATCCTGTGGTTCAGGAGGCGGATTCGGCGGCTCGTGTATTGGTGGAAGATGGTGTGGCTAAATTCTACTTTGCGACCGGTAAAAACGACATTGCTGAAGGTGCGGATGCCATCGTTGCAGAAATAATTGCCGCCGGTAAAGAAGGCAAAAAACTGGTAATCAGTGGTTTTGCAGACAGCACTGGTAATGCGGCAGCCAATGAGGAATTGTCTAAACAACGTGCTCAAGCTGTTCAAGCTTTCTTTGAAGCGCAAGGCGTGGATGCAGCGAATATTGAGTTGCGTAAGCCTGAAAACACCACCGGCGCAGTCGGCAATGAGCAAGAAGGCCGTCGCGTTGAAGTGAAAGTAGAAGGATAATCGAATCGGTGGTGATTTGGTAACTTAAGCAAAGGCCGTCTGAACGTAAATTGTTTCAGACGGCCTTTTGATGTGATAAACAATATGAATTTAAAATATGGCATGAAAATTGCATGGTATATTAAGCAGAAATAGGGTGTTTTCAATCAATTAGTGAAATTCCAAATAAAACAACACCTAATAGTAGAATGTGTGATTAAAGCATATTCTGATGTCAAAACAACGAGATTGACGGTTTAGGTTGTTGTTGAATGAAATTGTTGCAAAGTGACAATAAATGTCAGTTTCTGACGACATTGGAAATGCGACATTTTGGCCAATCAGGATTGAAAATGCCATGTAGTTATTTTTTAAGAAAGCGGCAGCAGGATAGTGCCGGAATCAATTAAGGCCGTCTGGAAAAGGCGGTTTGGGAAATCAACAAGGATTATCTTATGAAAACTAATCAAATCGTTAAAATCGGTTTGTCGTTATTGGCAACCGGCTTGTTGGCAGCATGTGCGACCAAGAGCGATATCACGCCGGAAGGTACCACCGATAACCCGGTGTTTCCTAAGCCTTATTCATTGACCTTCAATAACGACCGCGGTACGTTCCCGACTTGGGATGAGTTGGATCAAATGCGTCCGGGCTTGACCAAAGACGACATATACAAAATCTTGGGGCGTCCGCATTACGATGAAGGCATGGTTGGCGTGCGCGAATGGGATTACCTGTTCCACTTTTATACTCCGGGCGTAGGCGTGGATCCTGATAACACTTCAGGTGTAGAAGGCATCACCACTTGTCAATACAAAGTAATCTATGATAAAAATAAATTTGCGCGCAGCTTCCACTGGAATCCCGTATTCCCTAAAGATGCCGCCTGTCCTCCTCCCGCACCTAAAGCAGAGCCGCAAGTGATTATCCGCGAAGTGGTGACCACACCGCAACGTATCCGTCAGTAATGGGATAGAATTTGAAAAAAGTTTGGTTAACTATGGCCTTAGTATTGGGCTTGAACACGTTTGCCAGTGCCGATACGGTCAGCGATTATGTGAAGCGTAAGAAGGTCATTGTGGATACCGCTAAAGCCGAATTGTGCTTTGCTGATGATAAACAATGCCACCCTGTGCTTATCGGTAAAACCACGCCTAAGGGGACTTTCCCTATGACCATCATGGCTACGAAAAAATCGGGCTATGGCGGTGAGGTAATCGGTTTTAAAGAAGAGCACGATTTTTTATTTGCATTGCATCGCGTTTGGTTGGGTAAACCTTCCGAGCGCCGCATGGAACGTATCGCTTCGCCATTGGTGGCTGAACGCATCATGACCAATGGTTGCATCAACGTTACGGACAACGTGTATGAAAAATTGCGCCATTATTTCACTTTGGAAGTGATTTAAGCGGATAGGCCGTCTGAAAAGGATGTTGGGAACCCGACATCCTTTTTTGTTTTGGGGGTAGAAGACATCAAGCGCTGGGAATTGGATACGGTATTCGGACGGCTTCGAGAAAAGCTTGCCACTGCGGCAGAGTTAGCATAAGCTTTTATCCGTTTATAACCGGAGACAAAACCATGAAACCGATTGCCGTGTTGATGTATCAAGGTGAAGGAACCCGCGAATTACAAGCCTTATGGCAGGCGGTGCAGCATTGGCAACAGCAGGGATTAAAGGTAGCGGGTTTGTTGAATCCTTTGGATGAAAACGGCCAAAAATTACGCAAACGTGTGCAGTCTTTAACGGATAGCAGGGTATATACCATTATGTATGATCAAGGCTGCACCATCGATGCCTGTCTGCTTGATCCAAGCGGTCTGGCGGCTTCTTCTGAAGTCATCCGCGAAGCCTTGCAAGCGCCGCCCGATATTTTGGTGTTTAATAAATTCGGTCATGCCGAAAGTGAAAACGGCGGCTTGATTGATGAATATGCCCAGGCCATCGGGCAAGGTATTCCCGTAATTTCCTTATTGCAGGATAAATACCTGCCGGATTGGCGCGTGTTTACCGATGGTATGGGTGAAGAATTATCCGGCTTGGAAGAGGTTTTGGCATGGTGTGAATATCAAGTTCAAAGTCATAAAACGGATTAATCGGCGTTGGGTATACCTTTATCAGTAGGTAAATATTATAGTGGATTCACTTTAAAAATAGGACAAGGCGGAGAGCCGGAGACAGTATAGATAATACGGCCAGGCGAGCCAACGCCGTACTATTTTAAAGTGGGTTCACTATAGTAGGTAAACCTTAGGATTTATCCATACAAAAAGGCCGTCTGAACAATATTGTTGTTCAGACGGCCTTTCAAATTAAATTATCAGCCTTCAAATTTTTTGAATACCAGTGTACCGTTGGTGCCGCCAAAACCGAAAGAGTTAGAAATGGCGACATCGATGTTCAGGTCGCGTGCTTCGTTGGCACAATAGTCCAAATCGCAGCCTGCTTCGATGTCTTGATCTTCCAAGTTAATGGTTGGTGGCGATTTTTGATCGTGAATTGCCATGATGCTGTACACGGCTTCCACGCCGCCGGCAGCGCCCAGTAAGTGGCCGGTCATGGATTTGGTGGAGTTCACCACCACATTTTTAGCGTGTTCGCCCAAAGCCAGTTTCAGAGCTCTGGTTTCGTTGGCATCGCCCAATGGGGTAGACGTGCCGTGTGCATTAACATAATGCACATCGCTTGCGTTCAAACCGGCATCTTTCAATGCGCGGGTCACGGCCAGAGCAGGGCCTTCTTCGTTTGGTGCGGTAATGTGGTAGGCATCGGAGCTCATACCGAAGCCGACGATTTCAGCATAGATTTTTGCACCGCGTTTTTTGGCGTGTTCCAATTCTTCCAATACCAATACGCCGGCACCTTCGGCAATCACGAAGCCGTCACGTCCTTTATCCCACGGGCGGGAAGCTGCGGTAGGGTTGTCGTTGCGGGTCGACAAAGCCTTCATGGCCGCAAAGCCGCCAACGCTCAATAAGTTGATGGAGCCTTCGGCACCGCCTGCTACCATCACGTCTGCATCGCCGTATTTAATCAAACGCGCGGCATCGCCGATAGAGTGCGCCCCGGTGGTACACGCCGATACCATGCCGTATGAAGGGCCGCGGTAGCCTTTTAAGATAGTCACATGACCGGCAATCAGGTTAATCAGCGAACCCGGAATAAAGAACGGATTGATTTTGCGCGCTCCGCCTTCTTGCACCGCAATGCCGGTGGCTTCGATGCTCGGCATGCCGCCGATGCCCGAACCGATGTTCACGCCGATGCGGTCTTTGTCCAAATCAGGGGTGTCGTCCAAGCCGGCGTCTTGAATGGCTTGCAAGGCAGCAGCCAAACCGTAGTGGATAAAGGCATCCATGCGGCGGGCTTCTTTGGCGCTGATGTATTCGCCGATATCGAAATCGCGTACTTCGCCGGCGACTTGGCTGTTGATTTCGGATGCGTCAAAGCGGGTAATCATGCCGATGCCGCTTTTGCCTGCGAGCAGGTTGCTCCATGCGGTGGCGACGTCGTTGCCGACCGGTGATACTTGGCCGAGGCCTGTGATGACTACTCTTCGTTGACTCATGATAATCTCGCTGTCGTTAATCGGGATTGGTGGACGGCAAGGCAAAAATGCTGTTGAGGCCGTCTGAAAATTAGAATTTTTCTCTAATTTTAAGCATATCTAATAAGGTAAAAGCCCCTGTATGCGAAATCGCAGCAGAGGCCGGTGTGTCAGGGAGGCTACGGATTAGTTGTTGTGGGCAGTGATGTAGTCGATAGCCAATTGTACGGTGGTGATTTTTTCGGCTTCTTCGTCAGGGATTTCGCAACCGAAAGCTTCTTCCAAAGCCATTACCAATTCAACGGTGTCTAATGAGTCTGCGCCCAAATCGTCTTGGAAAGAAGATTCGTTTTTTACTTCGGCTTCATTCACGCCCAGTTGTTCAGCAACAATTTTTTTAACTTGTTGTTCGATATTTGACATGTTAGTCGTTCCTTATATGCCTTGCGGCGGGTTTGAAAAAATAAAATAAATCGGATGTATTTTACCGAATTCGTTTAGAGTTTTCCATCTAAAAATGCACTTTATGCATTTTCAAGGAATGCTTTCGTTACGCTGCATATTATCATAGGCTGTTTTTATCCTACAAGCAGCATTTTGTTTTTGTTTGTTATCAATAGGTTAAGCGGGTGGGTTTTACATGGGAACGCTGTTTGCAGGCCGTCTGAACGGGGATTTTGCCGTTCAGACGGCCTTTTTCACTAAAAAACTGTTTAAAAACGTCAGAATACAGGCCAGTTCGTCGGCGGAATCCTGTTGCGTGCCGTTGCCGGTGTGGCCGCCGTTGTCGGGGCAATACAGCCACGATTGCGGGCTGTGGCTGTGCAGTTTGGCGTAAAACTTCAGCGCGTGGGCGGGGTGAACGCGGTCATCGCTCAAGCTGGTGGTGATTAAGGCAGGCGGATAGAGTCGGCCGTTTGAAAGGTTGTGGTAGGGCGAATGCTGCTGCCAGTAATCGCGGCAAATGTCGTATTTTTGTGTGTTGCCGTATTCGTCTGTCCAGCTTGAACCGGCCGACAATAAAGGATAGCGCAGCATATCGGTCAGCGGCATTTCGCATACCATCGCACCGAAGCTTTCCGGCTGGCGTACAAAGGCAGACGCTACCACCAAGCCGCCGTTGCTGCCGCCTTGCAGGGCGATGCATGCGGGCGAACTCACACCGCGACGGCTTAAATCGTCAACGATGGCGAGCAAATCGTCGGTGCTTTTGTGTTTGTGCAAACCTTGCGCGGCTTGATGCCAATGCGGGCCGAATTCGCCGCCGCCGCGTACGTTGGCCAATACAAACGCATGGCCTTGTTCCAGCCAGTATTTGCCGATGCTGCCCAAATAATGCGGCAATTCGGGCACGCCGAAGCCGCCGTATACATACACCAAAGTCGGTGTGTGCGGCGTGAGGCCGTCTGAAACGTTTTTGCCGATATGATAATAAGGAATCTGTGTGCCGTCTGCCGAACTTGCCCGAAACTGCCGCACTTGAATACCGTCGGCGGCAAACTGCTGTGGTTGGCGGCGCATGACGGTGAGTTCCATCACGTTCAAATCCAAGGCATACAGGGTCAGCGGCGTGGTGAAATCGCTGGCGGCCAAATACACTACATCGCCGCCCCACGGCTGGTCGGTCATTTCCAATGCGCCCATCGGCAGGCGCGGCAACTCGGCTTCCTGCCAAGCGCCATCGGCAAAACGCCATGCTTTCAGACGGCCTTGCACGTTTTCCAAAGTGCCGGCGACCACAAAACGCTTGGTCGTTTCCACGCTTTCCAAGGCTTGCGTGTCATTGGGTGCGAACAACAATTGCGCCGCGCCGAGTTCGCCTTTGTTCAGCTTTACTGCCAACAGGCTGCCGCTCGGGTAGCTTTGGTTGGCGCGATGCCAGTCTTTGCGCAGGGTCAGCATCAAATGGCCGGACAAATAGCCGACCACATCGCAATCTTCCGGCAGGTTCAAAGGTTTGGCTTCGCCTTGCGCGGAAACCTGCAAATAGGTTTTGGTATAAAAACCTTGTGAGGCTTCGATTAAGTCAATCGGCGAACCTTGCGGGTCGAGATAACGCCAGGCATTGACCATCATGCCGCCGCGGTCGATTTGGAAAACCGGCATGCTTTCTTCAAAACTCTGCCCGCGCCCGACCAGCCACACTTCACGCGGATAGCCCGCTTGCGTGAGTTGGCGCTCGTCCCATGCAGGGCATACCCACACGCTGTTTTCATCGCGCCATGAAATGTGGTTTTTGCCGGCAGGGAAGTGAAAACCGCCGTCCACCAGTGTGCCGGCGGCCAAATCCATTTCCAAGGTATAGGCCGTGTCGCCTCCTGCGCGGCTCAAGGTCAGCAAGACCAGGTTCGGTTTTTCCACCAAATGCGACACGCCGCCGAGGTAAACGTCATCGCCCAAAATCTCATCGAAATCGGCCACTGAAAACAAGGTTTCCCATTCCGGATAGCCCGAGCGGTATGTCGCGGCGGTGCAGACGCGGTACACACCTTTCGGGTATTCCGCGTCTTGATGGAAATGATACATGCGCGCGCGATGCTCTTGGCAAAACGGAATTTGGCGCGTGTCCTGCATTTGCGCCAAAATGCCGTCTGAAAGTGTGCGCGCGGCATCGTTTGCCATAAAACGCGCTTGGGTTTCTCGGTGCGCTTGGGCAGCGAAGTCTTGTGTGGCGGGGGAGTCGAGGTTTTCGAAATGTTGGAACGGGTCGGAATGCTGCGTCATGGCGGATAGGCCGTCTGAAAAAAGTCAAGGGCATATTATAGCGCAAAGGGTTGGTAAAAAGTTTTCAGACGGCCTGATTATCATTGTGTATTGCGATATTTTAGCCGCCGTCGTAACCCTGCTGTTATAATCGGATTTTAGATTTTCAGCGGTACAGACAAATGGATCCCGAAACCAAACGCCATCAAACCCAAGCCATGCTCGACAACGCCGAATTGTTGTTCAGCCAAGAAGAATGCCAAGCTGCGTTGCAGAAAGTGGCCGACGACATCACCCGCGATTTGGGCGACAAATATCCGCTGCTGCTGCCCGTGATGGGCGGGGCGGTGGTATTTACCGGCCAATTATTGCCGCTGTTGCGCTTTCCGCTCGACTTTGATTATGTGCATGTTTCGCGTTACGGCGACAAATTGCAGGGCGGTAATTTCAATTGGAAACGTATGCCCGATGCCGGGCAAATCCGCGGCCGCCATGTGGTGGTGTTGGATGACATTCTCGACGAAGGCCACACCATGCACGCGATTCAGGAAAAGCTGTTGGAAATGGGCGCGGCCAGTTGCCGTGCGGCGGTGTTTGCCAATAAACTAATCGGCAAAGAAAAGCCGACCAAAGGCGATTACGTCGGCTTGGATGTGCCCAACCGCTATGTGTTCGGCTACGGCATGGATGCAGCCGGCTGTTGGCGCAATTTGGGCGAAATTTACGCCCTTAAGCAGGATTAATGACTCAGCCGCCTGAAAATAAAGCTGTAAAACTACACCAAGAAACGTTCGGACGGCCTTGTTTATCCGGTTATCCGCAACCATCTGGACACCATAAAAACCTTATTTCAGGAACGCAAATGATTGGCTTACTTATCATTACCCACGAAACCATAGGCGAAGCCTACCGTGGTTTGGCGCATCATTTTTTCCCGGAAGGCAGCCCTGAAAACGTGCATATTTTGGGCGCACAGCCGAACGAAGATCAAGACGACGTGATTAACCGCGCCATTTCCATGATTCAGGAGTTTCCGGAAGATTGCCACGGCGTATTGATTATGACCGACATTTTCGGCGCGACCCCGTGCAACGCCGCCCGCCGCATGGTACGCGAAGGCAAATCGGCGATTCTCACCGGTCTGAATGCGCCGATGATGATTAAAGCCGTGCAATACGCACCGGCCGCCACCGACTTGACCGAGTTTACCGAAACCGTCAAAGAAGCGGCCATTCGCGGCATTTTTGCCATCACGGCCACGCCGGACGATTTGATGTGCAAAAAAGCAGCAGAGGCCGTCTGAAACGTATTCATCAGACCCGTTGCCATGAAGAGATTTTTTTCAGACGGCCTGAATCGGCAGGCCGTCTGAAAGTGTATGAATAAGGAAAAGCCATGCTCAAGCAAGAAATCGAAATTATCAACAAACTGGGCTTACACGCGCGCGCCTCGAGCAAATTCACCCAAACCGCTTCACGCTTTCAAAGCGAAGTGTGGGTCAGCAAAAACGGCAGCCGCGTCAACGGCAAAAGCATTATGGGCTTGATGATGCTGGCCGCCGCCAAAGGCAGCGTGATTGAAATCGAAGTCGACGGCAGCGACGAAGCCGCCGTCATGCAAGCCCTGACCGATTTGATTAACGATTACTTCGGCGAAGGCGAATGATATGAGTATCGTGCTACACGGCGTGGCGGCGGGCAAAGGCATAGCCATCGGCCATGCGCACTTGGTTTCCCGTAGCAGCACCGAAGTGCCGCAATACGATATCGAGCCGGAAAACATCGATGCGGAAGTGGCGCGATTTGATGCGGCGGTGAAAGCCACGCGCAAAGAATTGGAGCAGCTGCGTAACGCTATTCCCGAAAACGCCCCGACCGAATTGGGTGCGTTTATTTCGCTGCATCTGATGCTGCTCACCGACGTGACGCTTTCACGCGAACCGGTCGATTTATTGCGCGCGCAAAACATCAATGCCGAATGGGCGTTGAAACAGCAAAGCGACAAACTTGCCGCCCAGTTTGACGAAATCGAAGACGCCTACCTGCGCGAACGCAAACAGGATATGCTGCAAGTGGTGCAGCGCATTCACAATCATTTGGTCGGCCAAGGCAACGAATTGAATCTGGCCAATAATCCGTTTGAAGATACCATTCTGATCGCGCACGATTTGTCGCCGGCCGATACCGTGTTGTTTAAAGAACAACATATTACCGCGTTTGTCACCGATGCCGGCGGCCCGACCAGCCACACTGCGATTTTGGGCCGCAGCTTGGATATTCCGTCGGTGATTGGTCTGCACAACGCCCGCAAGCTGATTACCGAAAACGAAATCGTCATTGTCGACGGCATCAACGGCATTTTGCTGATTAATCCCGATGACGTGGTGCTGGCCGAATACCGACGTTTGGAACGCGAATACCGCAGCCACAAGCGCGAGTTGAACAAACTCAAGAAAACCGCCGCCGCCACCGCCGACGGCATCAACATCGAATTGCTCGCCAACATCGAATCGGCCGAAGACATCAAAGCTTTACACAACATCGGTGCCGACGGCGTGGGCTTGTTCCGCAGCGAATTTCTCTATCTCAACCGCGAAAACATGCCGTCTGAAGACGAGCAATACGAAGTCTACAGCGAGATTGTAAAAAAGCTCAAAGGCAAGAATTTAACCATCCGCACCGTCGATTTGGGCGTGGATAAAAATCCGCGCTGGTTCGGCCAAAACGCCACGCCCAACGGCAGCCTGAACCCCGCTTTGGGCTTAACCGGCATCCGCTTGTGCTTGGCCGAGCCGGTGATGTTCCGCACGCAAATGCGCGCCATCTTACGCGCCGCCCGGCACGGTCCCGTGCGCATGATGTGGCCGATGGTCACATCGCTGTCCGAAGTGCGCCAATGCCTGATTCATTTGGAA is a window of Neisseria yangbaofengii DNA encoding:
- a CDS encoding MBL fold metallo-hydrolase → MALQVEIMAVTPFRQNCSLLWDDETHEAVLTDVGGDVLFLLKQVAEKKLTVKEMWLTHGHLDHAGGVDEFLKKCPVPVIGPHREDEFLLQALPQTTAQFGFPVSPAVVPTRWLSEGEILTVGQYEFTVLHIPGHTPGHVVFYCASENLLVAGDVLFYETIGRTDFPRGNHEDLINHIRSKLLVLPPETQVIPGHGRLTTISHEKRHNPFL
- a CDS encoding OmpA family protein; amino-acid sequence: MSLDLGNLLQGQVGDVLGQFLTANGEAAENSTQAAGLAVPAIIAGLVKHVSGNTANASGLLDLITGEGGARLNTAVADVATGNGAGSLIDLGKQLLPDLLGGNAPNVADQIAAESGISKASSGSLLALALPLVLSVLRGKVQSGNLSGSQLLGLLGQQQSWLSRVLGPNMLSALGIGSLSGLFGGLTNVISGLGATGAAATASAANASAAAAAPVAAKKGGAGKWIVLGLAALAALFAFKSCGNKQEPATAPAPVEAGASAASDVAVLAEASARVVASEVAAPAASDATPAVASTTDPVVQEADSAARVLVEDGVAKFYFATGKNDIAEGADAIVAEIIAAGKEGKKLVISGFADSTGNAAANEELSKQRAQAVQAFFEAQGVDAANIELRKPENTTGAVGNEQEGRRVEVKVEG
- a CDS encoding outer membrane protein assembly factor BamE, with translation MKTNQIVKIGLSLLATGLLAACATKSDITPEGTTDNPVFPKPYSLTFNNDRGTFPTWDELDQMRPGLTKDDIYKILGRPHYDEGMVGVREWDYLFHFYTPGVGVDPDNTSGVEGITTCQYKVIYDKNKFARSFHWNPVFPKDAACPPPAPKAEPQVIIREVVTTPQRIRQ
- a CDS encoding murein L,D-transpeptidase, translating into MALVLGLNTFASADTVSDYVKRKKVIVDTAKAELCFADDKQCHPVLIGKTTPKGTFPMTIMATKKSGYGGEVIGFKEEHDFLFALHRVWLGKPSERRMERIASPLVAERIMTNGCINVTDNVYEKLRHYFTLEVI
- a CDS encoding DUF2478 domain-containing protein, whose protein sequence is MKPIAVLMYQGEGTRELQALWQAVQHWQQQGLKVAGLLNPLDENGQKLRKRVQSLTDSRVYTIMYDQGCTIDACLLDPSGLAASSEVIREALQAPPDILVFNKFGHAESENGGLIDEYAQAIGQGIPVISLLQDKYLPDWRVFTDGMGEELSGLEEVLAWCEYQVQSHKTD
- the fabF gene encoding beta-ketoacyl-ACP synthase II — protein: MSQRRVVITGLGQVSPVGNDVATAWSNLLAGKSGIGMITRFDASEINSQVAGEVRDFDIGEYISAKEARRMDAFIHYGLAAALQAIQDAGLDDTPDLDKDRIGVNIGSGIGGMPSIEATGIAVQEGGARKINPFFIPGSLINLIAGHVTILKGYRGPSYGMVSACTTGAHSIGDAARLIKYGDADVMVAGGAEGSINLLSVGGFAAMKALSTRNDNPTAASRPWDKGRDGFVIAEGAGVLVLEELEHAKKRGAKIYAEIVGFGMSSDAYHITAPNEEGPALAVTRALKDAGLNASDVHYVNAHGTSTPLGDANETRALKLALGEHAKNVVVNSTKSMTGHLLGAAGGVEAVYSIMAIHDQKSPPTINLEDQDIEAGCDLDYCANEARDLNIDVAISNSFGFGGTNGTLVFKKFEG
- the acpP gene encoding acyl carrier protein, yielding MSNIEQQVKKIVAEQLGVNEAEVKNESSFQDDLGADSLDTVELVMALEEAFGCEIPDEEAEKITTVQLAIDYITAHNN
- a CDS encoding prolyl oligopeptidase family serine peptidase gives rise to the protein MTQHSDPFQHFENLDSPATQDFAAQAHRETQARFMANDAARTLSDGILAQMQDTRQIPFCQEHRARMYHFHQDAEYPKGVYRVCTAATYRSGYPEWETLFSVADFDEILGDDVYLGGVSHLVEKPNLVLLTLSRAGGDTAYTLEMDLAAGTLVDGGFHFPAGKNHISWRDENSVWVCPAWDERQLTQAGYPREVWLVGRGQSFEESMPVFQIDRGGMMVNAWRYLDPQGSPIDLIEASQGFYTKTYLQVSAQGEAKPLNLPEDCDVVGYLSGHLMLTLRKDWHRANQSYPSGSLLAVKLNKGELGAAQLLFAPNDTQALESVETTKRFVVAGTLENVQGRLKAWRFADGAWQEAELPRLPMGALEMTDQPWGGDVVYLAASDFTTPLTLYALDLNVMELTVMRRQPQQFAADGIQVRQFRASSADGTQIPYYHIGKNVSDGLTPHTPTLVYVYGGFGVPELPHYLGSIGKYWLEQGHAFVLANVRGGGEFGPHWHQAAQGLHKHKSTDDLLAIVDDLSRRGVSSPACIALQGGSNGGLVVASAFVRQPESFGAMVCEMPLTDMLRYPLLSAGSSWTDEYGNTQKYDICRDYWQQHSPYHNLSNGRLYPPALITTSLSDDRVHPAHALKFYAKLHSHSPQSWLYCPDNGGHTGNGTQQDSADELACILTFLNSFLVKKAV
- a CDS encoding hypoxanthine-guanine phosphoribosyltransferase, producing MDPETKRHQTQAMLDNAELLFSQEECQAALQKVADDITRDLGDKYPLLLPVMGGAVVFTGQLLPLLRFPLDFDYVHVSRYGDKLQGGNFNWKRMPDAGQIRGRHVVVLDDILDEGHTMHAIQEKLLEMGAASCRAAVFANKLIGKEKPTKGDYVGLDVPNRYVFGYGMDAAGCWRNLGEIYALKQD
- a CDS encoding PTS sugar transporter subunit IIA, producing MIGLLIITHETIGEAYRGLAHHFFPEGSPENVHILGAQPNEDQDDVINRAISMIQEFPEDCHGVLIMTDIFGATPCNAARRMVREGKSAILTGLNAPMMIKAVQYAPAATDLTEFTETVKEAAIRGIFAITATPDDLMCKKAAEAV
- a CDS encoding HPr family phosphocarrier protein, producing the protein MLKQEIEIINKLGLHARASSKFTQTASRFQSEVWVSKNGSRVNGKSIMGLMMLAAAKGSVIEIEVDGSDEAAVMQALTDLINDYFGEGE
- the ptsP gene encoding phosphoenolpyruvate--protein phosphotransferase, which gives rise to MSIVLHGVAAGKGIAIGHAHLVSRSSTEVPQYDIEPENIDAEVARFDAAVKATRKELEQLRNAIPENAPTELGAFISLHLMLLTDVTLSREPVDLLRAQNINAEWALKQQSDKLAAQFDEIEDAYLRERKQDMLQVVQRIHNHLVGQGNELNLANNPFEDTILIAHDLSPADTVLFKEQHITAFVTDAGGPTSHTAILGRSLDIPSVIGLHNARKLITENEIVIVDGINGILLINPDDVVLAEYRRLEREYRSHKRELNKLKKTAAATADGINIELLANIESAEDIKALHNIGADGVGLFRSEFLYLNRENMPSEDEQYEVYSEIVKKLKGKNLTIRTVDLGVDKNPRWFGQNATPNGSLNPALGLTGIRLCLAEPVMFRTQMRAILRAARHGPVRMMWPMVTSLSEVRQCLIHLETVQKQLTERGEAFGEVSIGCMIEIPSAAMTVGSILKMVDFISIGTNDLIQYVLSVDRGDDAVSHLYQPSHPAVLKMIQHVIRTANRMDKSVSVCGEMAGDTAFTRVLLGMGLRRFSMNTNNLLSVKDIILKSDTNQLEYPIARLLRNDDPEKSEKLLKKLNQIPNEE